A single region of the Microtus ochrogaster isolate Prairie Vole_2 chromosome 2, MicOch1.0, whole genome shotgun sequence genome encodes:
- the Kcne2 gene encoding potassium voltage-gated channel subfamily E member 2: MTTLANFTQTLEDVFRKVFITYMDNWRKNTTAEEQALQARVDAENFYYVILYLMVMIGMFSFIVVAILVSTVKSKWREHSQDPYHQYIVEDWQEKYKSQILHLEEPKATIHENRGATGFSGSP; this comes from the coding sequence ATGACCACATTAGCCAATTTTACACAAACACTGGAGGATGTCTTCAGAAAGGTTTTCATTACTTATATGGACAACTGGAGGAAGAACACGACAGCCGAAGAACAGGCGCTTCAGGCCAGAGTCGATGCTGAGAACTTCTACTACGTCATCCTCTACCTCATGGTGATGATTGGCATGTTCTCCTTCATTGTGGTGGCCATCCTGGTAAGCACGGTGAAGTCGAAGTGGCGGGAGCATTCCCAGGACCCCTACCACCAGTACATCGTGGAGGACTGGCAAGAGAAGTACAAAAGTCAGATCTTGCACCTGGAAGAACCCAAGGCCACCATTCATGAGAACAGGGGGGCAACAGGGTTCTCAGGGTCGCCCTGA